Proteins from a single region of Cydia amplana chromosome 17, ilCydAmpl1.1, whole genome shotgun sequence:
- the LOC134656109 gene encoding protein YIF1B-A, which produces MNFNASRNVGQAGGLRKAKRVSDVAAMGAPAPQPPAYSPAPGFSPAPSYSPTFGAPPHQEGIQLDAGQDFGAPQQPPNYGYMGGYPQSPMAAMASPGQIGSMLQQPVVQDMALQYGNQLAAAGREAVQREIGRYVPVARLRYYFAVDTRYVLRKLMLILFPYTHKEWMVKYDQESPVQPRYDLNAPDLYLPAMGYVTYVLLAGFMLGLQHRFSPEQIGMQASSALAYIVFEMLVYTVTLYVTHTHTSLRTLDLLAYSGYKYTAMIAGLLAALLAGRTGYYSVLAYCSVALSYFLVKTLRVQVLAGAGAAPSPPAAAAPYGYGAPYAGAHNPYADSYKPAGGTKRRVYFLLFVAITQPLLCWWLTYHLVPAPVPVATR; this is translated from the exons ATGAATTTCAATGCTTCGAGAAATG TGGGTCAGGCCGGGGGTCTGCGGAAGGCGAAGCGGGTGAGCGACGTGGCGGCGATGGGGGCTCCGGCGCCGCAGCCACCGGCGTACAGCCCGGCGCCCGGCTTCAGCCCCGCGCCGTCCTACAGCCCGACGTTTGGCGCGCCGCCGCACCAGGAGGGCATTCAGCTCGACGCTGGACAGGACTTCGGCGCGCCACAGCAGCCACCTA ATTATGGTTACATGGGAGGATACCCGCAATCTCCGATGGCTGCCATGGCCTCACCAGGTCAGATTGGCTCCATGTTGCAACAACCTGTTGTGCAG GACATGGCGCTGCAGTACGGCAACCAGCTAGCGGCGGCGGGACGTGAGGCCGTGCAGCGCGAAATAGGCCGCTACGTGCCGGTCGCGCGGCTGCGGTACTACTTCGCGGTTGATACCCGCTACGTGCTACGGAAGCTCATGCTCATACTGTTCCCCTACACGCACAAG GAGTGGATGGTAAAATACGACCAAGAGAGCCCCGTCCAACCACGCTACGACTTGAACGCACCAGACCTGTACCTGCCGGCCATGGGCTACGTCACCTACGTACTGTTGGCCGGATTCATGCTGG GCCTCCAGCACCGCTTCTCCCCCGAACAAATCGGCATGCAGGCGTCGAGCGCGCTCGCCTACATCGTGTTCGAGATGCTGGTGTACACCGTGACGCTgtacgtcacgcacacgcacaccAGCCTGCGCACGCTGGACCTGCTGGCCTACTCCGGGTACAAGTACACCGCCATGATAGCCGGCCTGCTGGCCGCGCTGCTCGCGGGCCGGACCGGGTACTACAGCGTGCTGGCCTACTGTAGTGTCGCTCTGTCATACTTCTTG GTGAAGACGCTCCGCGTGCAGGTGctcgcgggcgcgggcgcggcgcccTCGCCCCCCGCGGCCGCGGCGCCCTACGGCTACGGCGCGCCCTACGCCGGCGCCCACAACCCCTACGCCGATTCCTACAAGCCCGCCGGGGGTACCAAGCGCCGCGTATACTTCCTGCTGTTCGTGGCCATCACGCAACCGTTACTGTGCTGGTGGCTCACCTACCATCTAGTGCCCGCTCCGGTGCCCGTGGCGACGCGATAG
- the LOC134656110 gene encoding transmembrane protein 179, protein MALTNVVLVSQIAGYFVGLILSLCIMVPMSMHVHEFRGHCLLFSGGEWQETDGQFNVQWASMAYCNYVIAVGVLLFVVCLVQIYRLSMLLYRDKDSSFFSAFLEATGCALLCALVVCAAVTVTLGFMTWCRNITDRFPSCDVAAGQDIDKKDNISTNNFYMEIGTAQFGAWGAFATCVGLAVFSTLKLCRYHQLENIRVSMFRERQRLVNESPATSTPPVAARRPHHTRPQDIDTVQEQ, encoded by the exons ATGGCTCTAACAAACGTAGTGCTGGTGAGCCAGATCGCGGGATATTTTGTGGGTTTGATCCTGTCCCTGTGCATCATGGTGCCGATGAGCATGCACGTTCACGAGTTCAG GGGTCATTGCCTGCTCTTCTCTGGAGGTGAATGGCAAGAGACGGACGGGCAGTTCAACGTGCAGTGGGCCTCCATGGCGTACTGTAACTATGTCATCGCCGTTGGAGTGCTCTTGTTCGTTGTGTGCCTGGTGCAGATATACAG ATTATCCATGCTGCTGTACCGTGATAAGGACAGCTCGTTCTTCTCGGCCTTCCTGGAGGCTACCGGGTGTGCGCTACTCTGCGCGTTGGTCGTGTGTGCCGCCGTCACCGTCACGCTGGGGTTCATGACCTGGTGCCGCAACATCACTGACCGCTTCCCCAG TTGTGACGTCGCGGCGGGACAGGACATCgataaaaaggataatatttctACGAACAATTTCTACATGGAGATTGGAACTGCACAG TTCGGCGCGTGGGGCGCGTTCGCGACGTGCGTGGGCCTGGCCGTGTTCTCGACGCTGAAGCTGTGCCGCTACCACCAGCTCGAGAACATCCGCGTGTCCATGTTCCGCGAGCGGCAGCGCCTCGTCAACGAGTCCCCGGCCACCAGCACGCCGCCCGTGGCGGCGCGCCGCCCGCACCACACGCGGCCGCAGGACATCgacacagtacaagaacagtag
- the LOC134656111 gene encoding zinc finger protein 850-like: MSTGTEQIFLPDSASNLPHGVEMIRSMRPGNGAPTINTTNLENVSDFSKVCRVCATVTELVVPIYGEEGLRMNLAGKIKRHLPIKVTENDVLPLVVCFQCTSTLLATHELVACSLQADAALRTARAQRERQAQQSQQRQEQALDTEGIVEDRPDEDVKFKAVVKSVLVNYFHTLNMDEGDECQFACQKCSWRGDSTELLVDHLHAHQAKPDTVDSFIRQYITFEEPLESDDDTTEAPTIKLKPPKPVAAHCCPFCDSIFSSTSRLGLHAAEHVEISEDIAVECCGALYSERSLFIQHALAKHERAPPPGIICRACGQKAESLVTLSEHIRNTHADDAITRKRTDRNPKSKDQKYIPTPCPDCGKTFSNKYNMAVHLRSHKETPEKVQCELCSKWYGSRGALVSHVKLAHGGLLRFACDICGERFPNRTVRAVHVASHTGERPHVCTVEGCSSAFRSRDSLLKHLDAHRNERTYACHCGKDFKRRWHLKRHLKTHQESGLLKKKEESDYTDLRSWAGITEDGHDPGVNGEADGDRASSDEDDRPLATLASEKADAYTNFYNALLNFRNHFLNGHDARYPEFTESSESEAANGSDDYDDLSKNNMRRDRMDEATRLELASAQTRIDGKTYYTCRVCGKRLSSPHTYVFHTRIHTGERPCVCHICGKQFRAPNGLRRHLAETHERRRRHACPHCGRTFANSQNLKQHTRTHTGERPYPCSLCGKRFRQSGSLHAHKKTHVALLPFRCAHCPAAFRLRAGLARHRLRHSGERPHPCEVCGRAFRTRADLAAHRAAHSPARAHHCGVCHAALRSRRALRHHTRRLHPPPPPQIQDDMANRSYFVLAPLDAPQKVENSQTENSAVATRRRRHCSACGLRVAAGNLARHVRTAHAQTRPHTCQQCPATFSRRDHLKDHERTHGSTREYVCDTCGAASRSAAALRMHKQSHRHRLHACLHCDARFRRKAELAAHVSVHTGERAHVCRCGKTFRLRAQLTRHERTHRDPPRYRRCEFCPGVVRGALYTGHLVRRHADLLFHCDECNSYVARRQFLAHMTRHAHQYDAEGRRAAPKPLDVPPAPAPAPAPAPAPAPAPCTTSAAADSTTASSEPRSDPDTDDERDDTPPPEPEPSDRGGNPDLNPDPARLNVAPGPSAAAQPIAIAQPNPEPVQSRSVSVDDPLNRPESNAQVEETKPKPEKAPVVRQCPHCPKTYTASSSYFYHLKYTHGGSREHECPACGRRFGTRGALREHSSLHEPTRRLQCEQCGKRFRTKAGQYIHAQTHRDKREKKFECAECGRAFRWRTELKRHVTRHAAARTHACECGRAFSVRADLLRHARTHSRAAHVCPHAGCCATFAQPRYLRAHVTRKHAPAPDKAQAQRKSA, translated from the exons ATGAGTACCGGGACTGAACAGATATTTCTGCCTGATTCCGCGAGCAACTTACCTCACGGAGTCGAAATGATAAGGTCGATGAGGCCGGGTAATGGAGCGCCGACAATCAACACAACCAATCTTGAGA ATGTGTCGGACTTCTCAAAGGTGTGTCGTGTGTGTGCAACTGTCACAGAGCTGGTGGTTCCCATCTATGGTGAAGAGGGCCTGCGCATGAACCTTGCTGGTAAAATAAAGAGACATCTGCCTATCAAG GTAACGGAGAATGATGTGCTGCCCCTGGTGGTGTGCTTCCAATGCACCAGCACCCTCCTGGCGACGCACGAGCTGGTGGCGTGCAGCCTGCAGGCCGACGCGGCGCTGCGCACGGCGCGCGCGCAG CGAGAGCGGCAGGCGCAGCAGTCTCAGCAGCGTCAGGAGCAGGCGCTGGACACAGAGGGCATTGTCGAAGACCGGCCAGACGA GGACGTAAAATTTAAAGCGGTAGTTAAGAGCGTGCTCGTCAACTATTTCCACACCCTTAACATGGACGAAGGCGACGAGTGCCAGTTCGCCTGCCAGAAATGCTCGTGGAGAGGCGATTCCACAGAACTACTTGTAGACCATTTACACGCGCACCAAGCTAAACCCGATACCGTTGACAGCTTCATACGACAGTACATAACTTTTGAGGAACCGCTAGAGTCAGATGATGATACAACAGAAGCGCCAACAATCAAACTTAAGCCTCCGAAGCCTGTAGCAGCTCACTGCTGTCCGTTCTGCGACAGTATATTCTCATCTACATCGCGTTTAGGACTTCACGCCGCCGAGCATGTTGAAATCAGCGAAGACATCGCTGTGGAGTGCTGCGGAGCGCTCTACAGCGAGCGTTCTTTATTCATCCAACACGCCCTTGCCAAGCACGAACGCGCTCCGCCCCCCGGTATAATCTGCCGCGCTTGTGGCCAAAAAGCTGAATCCCTCGTTACTCTCTCCGAACATATAAGAAACACACACGCTGATGATGCTATCACTAGAAAAAGAACAGACCGCAATCCTAAAAGCAAAGACCAGAAATACATCCCGACTCCATGCCCTGATTGTGGCAAGACGTTCTCGAACAAGTACAACATGGCTGTACATTTGCGATCGCATAAAGAAACGCCAGAAAAAGTCCAATGTGAGTTGTGCAGTAAATGGTACGGCAGTCGCGGCGCCTTGGTCAGTCATGTGAAGCTAGCTCATGGTGGGTTACTCCGCTTCGCTTGTGACATATGCGGGGAAAGGTTCCCGAATCGCACCGTCCGTGCCGTCCATGTCGCCTCACACACGGGGGAGAGACCGCACGTCTGTACAGTCGAGGGCTGTTCAAGTGCATTCAGGAGTCGCGACTCGTTGTTAAAACATTTGGATGCGCACAGAAATGAGCGGACCTACGCCTGCCATTGTGGGAAGGATTTCAAGAGGAGATGGCATTTAAAAAGACATCTGAAAACACATCAAGAAAGCGGTCTATTGAAGAAGAAGGAGGAGTCGGATTATACTGAC TTGAG ATCTTGGGCGGGAATTACGGAAGACGGTCACGACCCCGGTGTCAATGGCGAGGCTGACGGTGACCGAGCCTCGAGCGACGAGGACGACCGCCCGCTCGCCACCCTAGCCTCCGAGAAAGCTGACGCGTACACAAACTTCTACAACGCCTTGCTAAACTTTAGAAACCATTTCCTAAACGGACACGACGCCCGCTACCCAGAGTTTACGGAGTCGAGCGAAAGCGAAGCGGCTAACGGATCGGACGACTACGACGACTTGTCCAAGAATAACATGCGACGGGATCGCATGGACGAAGCCACGAGACTCGAGCTAGCGAGCGCGCAGACGCGCATAGACGGCAAGACCTACTACACGTGTCGCGTGTGCGGCAAACGTCTCAGCTCCCCGCACACTTACGTGTTCCACACGCGAATACACACGGGCGAGCGGCCGTGCGTGTGCCACATATGCGGGAAGCAGTTCCGAGCGCCGAACGGCTTACGGCGACATCTGGCGGAGACCCACGAGCGGCGCCGCCGGCACGCGTGTCCACACTGCGGCCGCACGTTCGCCAACTCGCAGAACCTGAAGCAGCACACGAGGACGCACACGGGGGAGAGGCCGTACCCGTGCTCGCTCTGCGGGAAACGCTTCCGGCAGTCGGGGTCGCTGCACGCGCACAAGAAAACCCACGTCGCGCTGTTGCCGTTCCGCTGCGCGCACTGCCCGGCCGCGTTCCGGCTGCGCGCGGGGCTGGCGCGGCACCGGCTGCGGCACTCCGGGGAGCGTCCGCACCCGTGCGAGGTGTGCGGGCGGGCGTTCCGGACGCGCGCGGACCTGGCGGCGCACCGCGCGGCGCACTcgccggcgcgcgcgcaccaCTGCGGCGTGTGTCACGCCGCGCTGCGCTCGCGCCGCGCGCTGCGACACCACACGAGGCGGCTgcacccgccgccgccgccgcagatACAGGACGATATGGCGAATCGATCCTACTTCGTCCTAGCGCCATT AGACGCGCCGCAAAAAGTCGAAAACTCTCAAACGGAGAACTCGGCGGTCGccacgcggcggcggcggcactgcTCCGCCTGCGGGCTCCGCGTCGCCGCCGGCAACCTCGCCAGGCACGTACGCACCGCGCACGCGCAAACACGTCCGCACACATGCCAACAATGCCCAGCCACCTTCTCCAGACGAGACCATCTCAAAGACCACGAGCGCACACATGGGAGTACCCGCGAATATGTCTGCGACACTTGCGGGGCCGCGTCgcggtcggcggcggcgttaCGCATGCACAAGCAGAGCCACCGCCATCGACTGCACGCCTGCCTGCACTGCGACGCGCGGTTCCGTCGCAAGGCGGAGCTGGCCGCGCATGTGTCGGTGCACACCGGGGAACGCGCGCATGTGTGTCGGTGCGGCAAGACCTTCCGCCTGCGCGCGCAGCTGACGCGCCACGAGCGCACGCACCGGGACCCGCCGCG CTACCGGCGCTGCGAGTTCTGCCCGGGCGTGGTGCGCGGCGCCCTGTACACCGGCCACCTGGTGCGCCGCCACGCCGACCTGCTGTTCCACTGCGACGAGTGCAACTCGTACGTCGCGCGCAGGCAGTTCCTCGCGCACATGACCCGCCACGCGCACCAG TACGACGCGGAAGGGCGCCGCGCGGCCCCCAAGCCCCTCGACGTGccgcccgcccccgcccccgcgcccgcccccgcccccgcccccgcccccgcgcccTGCACCACCTCCGCGGCCGCCGACTCCACCACCGCCTCCTCCGAGCCGCGCTCCGACCCCGACACCGACGACGAGCGAGACGACACGCCACCGCCGGAACCGGAGCCCAGCGACCGAGGTGGCAACCCTGACCTAAACCCCGACCCGGCGCGGCTGAATGTAGCGCCCGGGCCGAGCGCGGCGGCTCAACCGATCGCGATAGCTCAGCCGAACCCTGAACCCGTTCAATCGAGATCTGTGTCCGTTGATGATCCGCTAAATCGGCCGGAGTCGAACGCGCAAGTTGAAGAAACAAAGCCTAAGCCCGAGAAGGCGCCGGTCGTCCGCCAGTGCCCGCACTGCCCCAAGACCTACACGGCCTCCTCGAGCTACTTCTACCATCTCAAGTACACGCACGGCGGGAGCCGCGAGCACGAGTGCCCCGCCTGCGGCCGCCGCTTCGGCACCCGCGGCGCGCTGCGCGAGCACTCCTCCCTGCACGAGCCGACGCGGCGCCTGCAGTGCGAGCAGTGCGGGAAACGGTTCCGGACCAAAGCGGGCCAGTATATACACGCGCAGACGCATAGAGATAAGAGAGAGAAGAAATTTGAATGCGCCGAATGCGGCCGAGCGTTCCGCTGGCGCACGGAGCTCAAGCGCCACGTGACTAGACACGCCGCGGCCCGGACGCACGCGTGCGAGTGTGGGCGCGCCTTTTCCGTGCGCGCCGATCTGTTAAGACATGCTCGCACGCACAGCCGCGCGGCGCATGTGTGCCCGCACGCGGGGTGCTGCGCCACGTTCGCGCAGCCGCGCTACCTGCGCGCGCACGTGACGCGCAAGCACGCCCCCGCGCCCGACAAGGCGCAGGCGCAGCGCAAGTCTGCGTAA
- the LOC134656112 gene encoding uncharacterized protein LOC134656112 encodes MHPTLSVDMLLVLLLLAYTRADWVEITQLHKPTHHREVQDILDFHEERRRPSFSKEPIGEGKRKHISSTEHSLYDEKKAQFATGPELYKEKRRPHFPTEPTEFNDDRKLPQFSTEPGFLADYKRNRIYINHSIDQGSHFSVDQSSGKHWTKGVVHRVPNPTVGAVKRVYLTTVEPAKVKYEETDLTHELKGYTIRNPFKAVEDQKPEFVTKEETFDDDGEGEVHFVRKPPKDIWVKGNEIQSKTPTNGPVRRVDAEENGHTNETPSNISEEDQNVEPGTGDTKPTTMENVLKFARVVADTITRNTRKSVSSKLRYLEDLKDTIMVNIEDRIEYLWPDDTGGSAARRRRWSRSADARGHHVEFPSSESALMTISFLTFAVYLIKLVLQVIQTYKNKSMMVTPAVFAAVGRSTRSKQKDSHK; translated from the exons ATGCACCCGACATTGTCAGTCGACATGCTGCTCGTCCTCCTGTTGCTCGCGTACACACGCGCTGACTGGGTCGAGATCACACAACTACACAAACCAACACACCATCGTGAGGTGCAAGATATCCTCGACTTCCACGAGGAGCGGCGCAGACCATCTTTCTCAAAGGAACCAATTGGTGAGGGAAAGAGGAAACATATATCATCAACAGAACACAGCTTATACGATGAAAAGAAGGCACAATTTGCAACAGGCCCTGAGCTGTACAAAGAAAAGAGGAGGCCACATTTCCCAACAGAGCCGACCGAATTTAATGACGATAGAAAGTTACCACAGTTCTCAACGGAACCTGGCTTTTTGGCAGATTATAAACGCAACAGGATTTATATAAATCACTCTATAGACCAGGGATCGCACTTTAGTGTAGACCAGTCATCAGGAAAGCATTGGACTAAAGGCGTAGTTCACAGAGTCCCTAACCCAACCGTCGGTGCCGTTAAGAGAGTGTATTTAACAACCGTAGAACCAGCTAAAGTAAAGTACGAGGAAACGGATCTTACGCATGAGCTGAAAGGATACACAATAAGAAACCCGTTTAAAGCTGTTGAAGATCAAAAACCCGAGTTCGTGACAAAAGAAGAGACGTTTGATGATGACGGCGAGGGCGAGGTTCACTTCGTTAGGAAACCACCTAAAGATATTTGGGTGAAAGGCAATGAAATCCAATCGAAAACTCCTACTAACGGTCCTGTTAGAAGAGTAGACGCAGAAGAAAACGGCCATACGAACGAAACGCCTTCCAATATTTCCGAAGAGGATCAGAATGTGGAACCCGGCACAGGCGACACGAAGCCAACCACGATGGAAAATGTGCTGAAATTCGCAAGAGTTGTGGCAGACACCATTACGAGGAACACGCGAAAGAGTGTCAGCAGCAAGCTGCGGTATTTGGAGGACTTGAAGGACACCATCATGGTGAACATAG AGGATCGCATCGAGTATCTGTGGCCGGACGACACGGGCGGCAGTGcagcgcgccggcgccgctgGTCGCGTTCCGCAGACGCTCGCGGTCACCACGTCGAGTTCCCCTCATCCGAGAGCGCCCTCATGACCATATCCTTCCTCACCTTCGCTGTCTACCTCATCAAACTCGTACTG CAAGTTATCCAAACGTACAAAAACAAATCGATGATGGTGACACCGGCTGTATTTGCGGCCGTTGGGCGATCTACAAGAAGCAAACAGAAAGATTCTCATAAATAG